From the Anguilla anguilla isolate fAngAng1 chromosome 8, fAngAng1.pri, whole genome shotgun sequence genome, one window contains:
- the cart4 gene encoding cocaine- and amphetamine-regulated transcript 4: protein MDSVKVRAAVYLGVCLSMFAVVCQGQMASENGISSEEEQNQMGHITRDLAEALEGLLDGTQDNRITLEKKASVIPRCDVGERCAMKHGPRIGRLCDCLRGTACNSFFLRCY, encoded by the exons ATGGACAGTGTCAAAGTTAGAGCGGCGGTGTACCTGGGTGTCTGTCTGTCGATGTTCGCCGTCGTGTGTCAGGGGCAGATGGCGTCGGAGAATGGTATCTCTTCAGAGGAGGAACAAAATCAAATGGGACACATCACCAGGGACTTG GCAGAGGCGCTCGAGGGATTGCTGGACGGCACCCAGGACAACCGGATAACGCTTGAGAAAAAAGCCAGCGTGATTCCCCGG TGTGATGTGGGCGAGCGGTGCGCAATGAAGCATGGACCGCGCATCGGCAGACTTTGCGACTGCCTGAGAGGAACCGCGTGCAACTCCTTCTTCCTGCGCTGCTACTGA